In a single window of the Papaver somniferum cultivar HN1 chromosome 8, ASM357369v1, whole genome shotgun sequence genome:
- the LOC113304523 gene encoding geraniol 8-hydroxylase-like, with translation MDYMNILLLIVLSCIFFRLVINSVAKRNLPPGPYPLPIIGNFLQLGKKPHESLTHLGKVYGPLMSLKLGSLTTVVISSPTIAKEVLQKHDQSFSSRTVLDAITIHDDHKYSMIWLPASPQWRALRKLTNSHLFTTQKLDSNQNLRQQKLDELVSYVRRNASSGSAVDIGQAAFTTVLNLMSSSFFSVDLADYNSDSGSTFKNTIRAIMWEAGKPNVSDYFPVLRFLDLQGIRRRTGKYIRILDEIFNKIIDQKLLVLQSGEGNSSKSGGDMLDVILDPYHENGIQLQRHEINALLKDFFAAGTDTSSSTVEWAMAELLHDPSKMTKAQLEISTIIGKDRLINETDIIQVPYLQAIVKETLRLHPPAPFLVPHKAVVDVKMHNFVVPKDAQILMNVWAMGRDPTIWTDPNNFNPERFLDSKVDYRGQDFELIPFGSGRRSCPGLPLAHRMVHLIVGLLIQSFDWKLENGMRPEDLNMEEELGFTLAKATGLRAIPTNKL, from the exons atggattaCATGAATATTCTGCTGTTAATTGTGCTTTCATGTATATTTTTCAGATTGGTCATCAATTCAGTTGCAAAAAGAAATCTCCCACCAGGTCCATATCCACTACCTATTATTGGAAATTTCCTCCAACTCGGCAAAAAACCTCACGAGTCACTGACTCATCTCGGCAAAGTTTACGGTCCGTTGATGTCACTAAAACTCGGTTCTTTAACTACAGTAGTCATTTCTTCTCCTACAATAGCCAAAGAAGTTCTTCAGAAACATGATCAATCTTTTTCTAGTCGAACAGTTTTGGATGCAATTACGATACATGATGACCATAAATACTCAATGATATGGTTACCTGCTTCACCTCAATGGAGAGCTCTTAGAAAATTGACAAATTCACATCTTTTCACTACTCAAAAACTTGATTCAAATCAGAACCTAAGACAGCAAAAGTTAGATGAGCTTGTTTCGTACGTGCGTCGAAATGCAAGTTCGGGTTCTGCTGTTGACATTGGTCAAGCTGCTTTTACTACTGTTCTTAATTTGATGTCCAGTAGTTTCTTTTCGGTGGATTTAGCGGATTATAATTCAGATTCTGGTTCTACCTTTAAAAATACTATTAGAGCAATTATGTGGGAAGCCGGAAAACCAAATGTTTCGGATTATTTCCCTGTTCTAAGATTTTTGGATTTGCAAGGTATTAGACGCCGTACGGGAAAGTACATTCGAATACTGGATGAGATTTTCAATAAGATTATAGATCAAAAATTGTTGGTATTACAGTCTGGAGAGGGAAATAGTAGCAAGTCTGGTGgtgacatgcttgatgtgatTCTTGATCCATACCATGAAAATGGAATCCAGCTTCAACGTCATGAAATAAATGCTCTACTTAAG GACTTCTTCGCAGCCGGGACAGATACTAGCTCATCCACTGTGGAATGGGCAATGGCAGAATTACTTCATGACCCATCTAAGATGACAAAGGCTCAACTGGAGATTTCAACCATTATAGGCAAAGACAGATTAATCAATGAGACAGATATCATCCAAGTCCCGTACTTGCAAGCTATCGTGAAAGAGACGTTACGGCTTCACCCACCAGCTCCATTCTTGGTCCCGCACAAAGCAGTAGTCGATGTTAAAATGCATAATTTTGTTGTCCCTAAAGATGCTCAGATATTAATGAATGTGTGGGCAATGGGTCGAGATCCTACCATATGGACGGACCCTAATAATTTTAATCCAGAAAGGTTTTTAGATTCCAAAGTTGATTATCGAGGTCAAGATTTTGAGTTGATTCCATTCGGGTCTGGTCGTCGAAGTTGTCCTGGCTTACCACTAGCACATAGAATGGTACATCTAATTGTGGGTTTGCTTATACAATCATTCGACTGGAAACTGGAAAATGGGATGAGACCAGAGGATTTGAACATGGAAGAAGAACTTGGATTTACATTAGCAAAGGCTACCGGTCTTCGAGCAATTCCTACTAATAaactttaa
- the LOC113305259 gene encoding geraniol 8-hydroxylase-like — MDYLSVTLLILFSCTFFKMFTRITKSSITNLSPGPVPLPIIGNLLQLCKKPHESLTRLAKVYGPLMSLKLDSVATIVVSSPAMAKEILQKHDHSFASRTILEAITVFDHHKVSMVWLPVSPQWHNLRKITNSHISATQKLDSIRRQKLNDLVAYLCQNASSSSVVDIGHAAFTTVLNLISNSFFSIDVANYDSDSMFETALREGMLEAGKPNLSDYIPAISFMDVQGIKRRMRNYARIMDYTFDKIMDHKLELAKEGKSISSSSDLLDIILGPSHDDGVELQRHDIKALLKVLFIYFLFWFSLLSTWYKL; from the coding sequence ATGGATTACTTGAGTGTTActttgttaattttgttttcttgtaCATTTTTCAAAATGTTTACACGGATAACTAAATCTTCGATTACAAATCTCTCACCTGGTCCAGTACCTCTGCCAATCATTGGGAATCTTTTGCAACTATGTAAAAAGCCTCACGAGTCACTGACTCGGCTAGCCAAAGTTTACGGACCCTTGATGTCATTAAAGCTTGATTCCGTAGCAACAATAGTTGTTTCATCTCCAGCAATGGCCAAAGaaattcttcaaaagcatgatcACTCTTTTGCTAGTCGGACCATCTTAGAAGCAATTACGGTATTCGATCACCATAAAGTTTCAATGGTATGGTTGCCTGTTTCTCCCCAATGGCATAATCTTAGAAAAATTACAAATTCACACATCTCCGCCACTCAAAAACTCGATTCAATAAGACGCCAAAAGTTAAATGATCTAGTCGCCTACCTTTGTCAAAACGCAAGCTCCAGTTCTGTGGTTGATATTGGTCATGCTGCTTTTACTACTGTTCTTAACTTGATCTCAAATAGTTTCTTTTCTATAGATGTAGCTAATTATGATTCAGATTCTATGTTTGAAACTGCGCTTAGAGAAGGAATGTTGGAAGCTGGAAAACCTAATCTCTCTGATTATATACCGGCAATAAGCTTCATGGATGTGCAAGGTATTAAACGGCGTATGAGAAATTATGCCAGAATAATGGATTATACATTTGATAAAATAATGGATCATAAATTGGAGCTTGCTAAAGAGGGAAAGAGTATTAGTAGTTCAAGTGACTTGCTTGATATAATTCTTGGTCCTTCCCATGACGATGGTGTTGAGCTTCAACGTCACGACATCAAAGCTTTACTTAAggtactatttatttattttcttttttggttctctCTATTATCTACTTGGTATAAGCTTTAA